Within the Ensifer canadensis genome, the region CGTCATCGGTCAGGTTATTTTCATCGGAACCCATAGGGCCGGTGCGGCGGACCGCCGACCCGGCAAAGACATTTACACCCGACTACTCCACCGACACGACCCAGACCGCGGCCGCCCACGAACCGGCTGCGGTCATTTTTTTTGCGGACGCCCCACAGTCAACCTTCATGACCTCATGAAACCCCTCATGACCTCATGAAACATTGTCATGAGAATTTTCGAGGCGATGGCCCTATCACTTAGCCACCTCTAAATTTCAGGCCCTTGACCGAAGGAATGTCCGCGATGGCGACCGAGCGCACCTTGCCCAACCTCTGGCATGCGACGGCACCGGCAGCGCCGGACACGCGCCCGCTTGCCCGCGACCTGACGACAGATGTCGCCATCATCGGCGGCGGCTTCACCGGTCTTTCGGCTGCACTTCATCTCGCGGAAAAAGGCGTCAAGGCCACGGCGATCGAGGCGAAGATGATCGGCTTCGGCGGCTCCGGCCGCAATGTCGGCCTCGTCAATGCCGGCATGTGGGTCAAGCCCGACGATCTGATCGCGACGCTGGGGCTCGAGGCCGGCAACCGCCTGCTCGGCGAACTCGGCGACGGCCCGGCAATGGTCTATGCCCTGGTCGAGAAGCACGGCATCTCCTGCGAAGCCGTCCGCAACGGCACCCTGCACATGGCCGTCGGCGCCGAAGGCTTGAAGGATATCAGCGACCGCGAGACCCAATGGAAGAAGCGCGGAGCGCCGGTCGAGGTTCTCTCGGCCGAGCGATCGAGCGCGCTCTCGGGCGCTGAAGGTTTCTCCGGTGCGCTTCTCGATCGTCGCGCCGGCACGATCCAGCCGCTTGCCTATGCCCGCGGCCTTGCCCGTGCGGCCCTTGCCGCCGGTGCCGAGATCTATACCGACACTGCGCTCGTCGGCGCCGAACGCAAGGGCGAAACCTGGGTGCTGAGAGCCGGCCAGAACATCGTCAGGGCCAAGCAGGTGATCCTCGCCACCAATGCCTATGGCGGCATGTTTGCCGAGACCCCGTGGCAGGAACACACGCAGGAACTGACGATCCTGCCCTACTTCCAATTCGCCACCAATCCGCTGCCGGAAAAGGTCGCAAGCCGCATCCTGCCGGAGCGCCAGGGCACATGGGATACGGGCCTTGTCATGACCTCGTTCCGCATGGACCAGCAGAACCGCCTGATCTTCGGTTCGATCGGCCGGCTCGATGCGATGGCCGAGGGCACGCACCGCGCCTTCGCCGCCCGCTCCGTGCGCAAGCTCTTCCCCTATATCGGCGATTTCCGCTTCGAATACTGGTGGGACGGCCGCATCGGCATGACGACCAACAACCTGCCGGCCATGCATACGCTGGCGCCGAACGTCGTCTCCGTCAGCGGCTACAACGGCCGCGGCATCGCACCCGGCACCGTCTTCGGCAAGGCGCTCGCCGACCACGTCACCGGCCAGACCTCCGCGATCCCGCTTGCCGAAACGCCTGTGACGCCCGACACCTGGCGCAGCGTCAAGTCCGCCTTCTACCATGCGGGCGCACAGGCCAAGCATCTGGTCGACCGCCGGTTCTGAGCGGTTTCGTCAACGCGCGACGAGACATCCCTTGCAGACATCGAAGATGGTGAACTCCGTCTGAGACGGGCGCCATGTCGACGCACGTTCATGCGCAGGTGGCACCCCATCCTCCGTCTTCCTCGGGCTTGACCCGAGGATCCAGGGCCTGCCACGCGAAATTGGCATGTGCTTTCGTGGAACTGCAGAACGGGATCCTCGGGTCAAGCCCGAGGATGACGACCGGAGAAGTGAAGCCCGGGGACGGAACGTCACGAAGACAAGCTCGGGGCTGACTGAGTGGTCAAAACTTACCATGATCACAGCGGACGCCGAAATTCCTACGAACTTCGCCGGCGATCCAAGTGCGCTCATAAAACTCTGGCTATAATAGACAGCGCCCCGGACCGGGATGATCCGAGGCGCTATTGCCCATACTGCGATACGTGGGCTCAGGCCGCGCGGCGATAACCGGACGCGGTGCCGACGTGAACCTGGGTAGACGTCTGGAACGCCTTCAGCTTCAGCGCGATCTGTTCTGATTCCACCGTCAGCGCCTGGCTCGCGGCATTGGCTTCTTCAACCATGGCAGCATTCTGCTGGGTGATCTGATCCATCTGGCCGATCGCCGTATTGACCGCCTGCAGGCCGGTGGCCTGTTCCGCCGTGCTGGCGCGGATGTTGCCGAAGACCGAGCTGACTTCGACCACCTGCGAGACGATCTGCTGCAGCGACTGGGCGACCTGGTTGACCGAGCTGACGCCATCATCCACCTGGCCGCGCGACTTGGCGATCAGGCCCTGGATGTCCTTGGCCGCATCGGCGCAGCGCTGGGCGAGCGCCCGCACTTCCGAAGCGACAACCGCAAAGCCCCTGCCCGCCTCGCCGGCACGCGCCGCCTCGATGCCGGCGTTGAGCGCAAGCAGGTTGGTCTGGAAGGCAATCTCGTCAATGACGTCGACGATGCGGGCGATGCTCGCAGACGAGGTCTGGATTTCCTGCATCACCTCAATCGCGTGGCTGACCACCTCGCCGCTCCGCTCGGCATTGGCGCGGGCGGCAATCACCGTCGAGTTCGCCTGATCGGCGCCTTCGGCCGTCTGCTTGACGGTGCGCGTCACCTGTTCGACGGCAGCGGCCGTCTCCTCGAGGTTTGCCGCCTGGCGTTCGGTGCGCTTGGCGAGATCGTTGGCTGCTGCCGCAATTTCCTTGGCGCTCAGATGGATCTGGCTGGCGCCGGCCTCGATGCCGCCGATCGCGCGGGCAAGCTCGCTGATCGCATGGTTGAAGTTCTCGCCGAGTTCCTCGTAGGCAACCGGCAAATCGGCGGCGATGCGCGCCGTCAGGTCACCGTCGGAGATCTTCTTCAGGGCAACGCCGAAGGTCTGGCTGACGAGCTTGCGTTCGGTCGCCAGTACCTCTTCCTGCACCGCGCGCTGCTTCGTGACGTCGGAGGCGTCCATATAGACCGAGATCGACAGGTCCATGTCGAGGAACATGCCCTTGACGAGGCTCGAAAGCATCGCGCTCATCTCTTCCGCCGAGGTCGTCTGGCGCGAAAACAGACCGCCCTTTGGCCAATTCGCTTTGACGATCTCCGTGATCAGATGTTCGGCGATCAGCGCGTAGCCGCCGATATACCAGCGCGGCTCCAGCCCGATACGGGCGTGCACCTGGCCGATGGTGCGGACCTTCGCGCCATATTCGTCGTTGAAATTGGCGTCGGCGATGTTGGCCCAGTGGCCGACCTGCGCGCCCTTGGCGCGGTTGATGTGCGCATCCGACGAGAAGAAGCGGTTCGTCTCCGGCGTCTTTTTGACCCGGGCGTAAAACTTGTCGAGCGCCGGCGCCAGCTCCTTTTCGAGGATCGGCTTCAGGGCCTTCAGGCTCGCCTTGGCGGCATCGTCAAGCGCCATGAAATTGAGACGACCGGCAATGTCTTCCTTGCCGGCAGCGACGTGTTCCGTTTTCATGCGCGATTTCCCTGCATGCTCTTGCTGGATCATGGAAGCTGGACGGGAGACCAAGCGAGAAAGGTCGAATCCACAATCCTTGCCGCAATCATGGCGGCTACCTGCACCCTCGCAAACCGCCATAAGGTGCAATCGCTTTCCACCAGCACTGGTATAAGCCCATGGTAAAGGAAGCCTTACGGGCAACAGCCTTTTCGGGTGGTCGCAACGCGATTCAACCGGAATTGACGAACATCAATTCCGGTTATGGCAGTCTTCAAAGCGGCTAACTTCGTATGCCGATCCCTGATCAGGCCGCGCGCCGCGTCGCCCAGGATGGTGCACGCGAAGCCCAGGAGCGGCGCGCCCTCACCGGCGTCAGAGCCTGCACTTCCTTGGCAAGCGCAGCTGCATTTTCGCGGGCCTTGTCGAGGTTGCTGACGCGGGTATCATCCATCGACTGAAGCGTGCCGCCGCAGTCGAAAATCTCGCGATAGGCAACGCGCTCGACGATCGGCGTGTCGAGCACGGAGACGCCGCGCGAAGCAAGCAAAGTCTTGATGGTCTGCAGCGCCCGCGTCGTCACCAGAGAATTGACCCGGGTGAGAACGACGGAATGGTTGATGCGCACACGCGACCTGTCCTCGATCTGGCGGATGAGCTCGAGGATCTGCACGGCACCGCGCGCATCCATCGCGCAGCCCTGCACCGGGATCAGCACCTGGTCGGAAAGAGCGAGAGCCAAAGCGACGATCTGATCCTTGGCGCCGGCGAGGTCGATGATGATGTAGTCGGCTTCGTCCTTCATTTCCCGGATATGACATTCCAGCGATGCCGGCGTGATATGCGAGATGACGGAGAGATTGGCGATCTGGCCGGAGTTTTCCGCCCAGCTGGTGATCCAACGCTGCGGATCGGCATCGAGGACCACAACACGGTGTCCCTGTCTCGCCAGTTCCGTCG harbors:
- a CDS encoding NAD(P)/FAD-dependent oxidoreductase, with amino-acid sequence MATERTLPNLWHATAPAAPDTRPLARDLTTDVAIIGGGFTGLSAALHLAEKGVKATAIEAKMIGFGGSGRNVGLVNAGMWVKPDDLIATLGLEAGNRLLGELGDGPAMVYALVEKHGISCEAVRNGTLHMAVGAEGLKDISDRETQWKKRGAPVEVLSAERSSALSGAEGFSGALLDRRAGTIQPLAYARGLARAALAAGAEIYTDTALVGAERKGETWVLRAGQNIVRAKQVILATNAYGGMFAETPWQEHTQELTILPYFQFATNPLPEKVASRILPERQGTWDTGLVMTSFRMDQQNRLIFGSIGRLDAMAEGTHRAFAARSVRKLFPYIGDFRFEYWWDGRIGMTTNNLPAMHTLAPNVVSVSGYNGRGIAPGTVFGKALADHVTGQTSAIPLAETPVTPDTWRSVKSAFYHAGAQAKHLVDRRF
- a CDS encoding globin-coupled sensor protein, translated to MKTEHVAAGKEDIAGRLNFMALDDAAKASLKALKPILEKELAPALDKFYARVKKTPETNRFFSSDAHINRAKGAQVGHWANIADANFNDEYGAKVRTIGQVHARIGLEPRWYIGGYALIAEHLITEIVKANWPKGGLFSRQTTSAEEMSAMLSSLVKGMFLDMDLSISVYMDASDVTKQRAVQEEVLATERKLVSQTFGVALKKISDGDLTARIAADLPVAYEELGENFNHAISELARAIGGIEAGASQIHLSAKEIAAAANDLAKRTERQAANLEETAAAVEQVTRTVKQTAEGADQANSTVIAARANAERSGEVVSHAIEVMQEIQTSSASIARIVDVIDEIAFQTNLLALNAGIEAARAGEAGRGFAVVASEVRALAQRCADAAKDIQGLIAKSRGQVDDGVSSVNQVAQSLQQIVSQVVEVSSVFGNIRASTAEQATGLQAVNTAIGQMDQITQQNAAMVEEANAASQALTVESEQIALKLKAFQTSTQVHVGTASGYRRAA
- a CDS encoding ParA family protein — its product is MAVITFANAKGGAGKTTAALILSTELARQGHRVVVLDADPQRWITSWAENSGQIANLSVISHITPASLECHIREMKDEADYIIIDLAGAKDQIVALALALSDQVLIPVQGCAMDARGAVQILELIRQIEDRSRVRINHSVVLTRVNSLVTTRALQTIKTLLASRGVSVLDTPIVERVAYREIFDCGGTLQSMDDTRVSNLDKARENAAALAKEVQALTPVRARRSWASRAPSWATRRAA